The Gorilla gorilla gorilla isolate KB3781 chromosome 17, NHGRI_mGorGor1-v2.1_pri, whole genome shotgun sequence genome contains a region encoding:
- the TTR gene encoding transthyretin → MASHRLLLLCLAGLVFVSEAGPTGTGESKCPLMVKVLDAVRGSPATNVAVHVFKKAADETWEPFASGKTSESGELHGLTTEEEFVEGIYKVEIDTKSYWKALGISPFHEHAEVVFTANDSGPRRYTIAALLSPYSYSTTAVVTNPKE, encoded by the exons ATGGCTTCTCATCGTCTGCTCCTCCTCTGCCTTGCTGGACTGGTATTTGTGTCTGAGGCTGGCCCTACG GGCACCGGTGAATCCAAGTGTCCTCTGATGGTCAAAGTTCTAGATGCTGTCCGAGGCAGTCCTGCCACCAATGTGGCTGTGCATGTGTTCAAAAAGGCTGCTGATGAGACCTGGGAGCCATTTGCCTCTGG GAAAACCAGTGAGTCTGGAGAGCTGCATGGGCTCACAACTGAGGAGGAATTTGTAGAAGGGATATACAAAGTGGAAATAGACACCAAATCTTACTGGAAGGCACTTGGCATCTCCCCATTCCATGAGCATGCAGAG GTGGTATTCACAGCCAACGACTCCGGCCCCCGCCGCTACACCATTGCCGCCCTGCTGAGCCCCTACTCCTATTCCACCACGGCTGTGGTCACCAATCCCAAGGAATGA